One genomic window of Myxocyprinus asiaticus isolate MX2 ecotype Aquarium Trade chromosome 5, UBuf_Myxa_2, whole genome shotgun sequence includes the following:
- the LOC127440774 gene encoding gastrula zinc finger protein XlCGF57.1-like: MKSVKEEQRDSIEVNEKTQELNDVEEKLHDQTFDHFMTSEEPFIVSKTEIIFSQKRTRKARDKNSFTCSHCGKSFACNADIKRHMKIHTGEKTFTCLQCGKSFTYKGDLKRHMRIHTGEKPYTCSHCGKSFTQKGNLNTHLTFHTGEKPFNCPQCGKSFANKGDLQHHIRIHTGEKPFTCLQCGKSFALKGDLKRHMRIHTGEKPFTCSQCGKSFIQKGNLDSHLTFHTGVKPFTCPQCGKSFAYKGDLQRHIRIHTGEKPFTCLQCGKSFTQAGNLKLHLQSHSGSRLFNCDQCGKTFTLASHLKLHLATHANEKPHVCSFCGKSFAHKGNLKRHLRIHSGEKPYSCSQCGKSFANKGDLKHHMRIHTGEKPYTCLQCGKSFSHSSNLALHLHYHSGLKPFNCDQCGKKFTLASQLKIHLATHANEKPHVCSICGKSFKTLAHLKSHERVHNGEKPYHCTSCGKSFTQLSSLQTHLKKRCPKLS, encoded by the exons ATGAAGTCTGTTAaagaggaacaaagag ACTCAATTGAAGTGAATGAGAAAACTCAAGAACTGAATGACGTGGAGGAGAAACTTCATGATCAAACATTTGATCATTTCATGACTAGTGAAGAACCTTTTATTGTCTCAAAgactgaaattattttttcacaGAAAAGAACTCGAAAAGCAAGAGACAAAAAttctttcacctgctctcactgtggaaagagttttgcatgtAATGCAGATATTAAGCGTCACATGaaaatccacactggagagaagacTTTCACCTGccttcaatgtggaaagagttttacataTAAGGGAGATCTTAAGcgccacatgagaattcacactggagaaaagccttacacatgctctcactgtggaaagagtttcacacaaaaaggaaacctTAACACTCACTTAAcatttcacactggagagaagccattcaACTGCCCTCAGTGcggaaagagttttgcaaataAAGGAGATCTTCAGCATCACattagaattcacactggagagaaacctttcacctgccttcagtgtggaaagagttttgcactaaAAGGAGATCTTAagcgtcacatgagaattcacaccggagaaaagcctttcacctgttctcaatgtggaaagagtttcatacaGAAAGGAAACCTTGACTCTCACTTAACATTTCACACTGGAGTgaagcctttcacctgccctCAGTGCGGAAAGAGTTTTGCATATAAAGGAGATCTTCAGCGTCACATTAgaattcacaccggagagaaaCCTTTTACATGTCTTCAGtgcggaaagagtttcacacaagcaGGCAATCTTAAACTTCATCTGCAAAGTCATTCTGGATCAAGGCTatttaactgtgatcagtgtggCAAGACATTTACGCTGGCATCACATTTAAAGTTACACCTGGCAACTCATGCAAATGAGAAGCCTCAcgtatgttctttttgtggaaagagttttgcacataaAGGGAATCTTAAGCGTCACCTGAGAATTCACtccggagagaaaccttacagctgctctcagtgtggaaagagttttgcaaataAAGGAGATCTTAAgcatcacatgagaattcacactggagagaagccttacacatgccttcaatgtgggaagagtttcagccACTCAAGCAATCTCGCACTTCATCTGCACTATCACTCTGGATTAAAgccatttaactgtgatcagtgtggCAAGAAATTTACATTGGCATCACAGCTGAAGATACACCTGGCAACTCATGCAAATGAGAAGCCTCACGTGTGTTCtatttgtggaaagagtttcaaaacaTTAGCACACCTGAAATCACATGAGAGAGTGCATAAtggagagaagccataccactgcacttcatgtgggaagagtttcactcAATTAAGTAGTCTGCAGACTCATTTAAAAAAGCGTTGTCCAAAACTGTCATAG